A region of Chelonoidis abingdonii isolate Lonesome George chromosome 8, CheloAbing_2.0, whole genome shotgun sequence DNA encodes the following proteins:
- the LOC116823019 gene encoding LOW QUALITY PROTEIN: receptor-transporting protein 1-like (The sequence of the model RefSeq protein was modified relative to this genomic sequence to represent the inferred CDS: substituted 1 base at 1 genomic stop codon), with protein sequence MCNLAHFGVSSRTSGVMKKLNMDSWREMFYEKVEEVKPQDHWDLKMDQNLDYNDLGPGWKXSLQEHAFASFQCSRCQHSWSSVQVVILFHMYLDQHRRKGWVKMRVFRQECYECSEGKLEEPNFKEESVQRVLENLVISIREKCYGEYVAQLSEVTVIGQHYGPHRSDHCEACRLGIHQRPKHTMYYGRPKDTLYHGTSKDTMPPVQLPSHDLPQDTSSCVFKFCCVFCIIWI encoded by the exons ATGTGTAACTTAGCACACTTTGGAGTGTCCTCACGAACATCAGGAGTGATGAAGAAGCTGAACATGGATTCTTGGAGAGAAATGTTTTATGAGAAGGTAGAGGAGGTGAAGCCACAAGACCACTGGGACCTAAAGATGGACCAGAACCTTGATTACAATGACTTGGGACCTGGTTGGAAATAATCACTGCAAGAACATGCATTTGCCAG CTTCCAGTGCTCAAGGTGCCAGCATTCCTGGTCATCAGTTCAAGTGGTTATTCTGTTCCACATGTACCTGGACCAGCACAGGAGAAAAGGTTGGGTGAAGATGAGAGTCTTTAGACAAGAATGTTATGAGTGCTCCGAGGGTAAGTTAGAAGAGCCAAATTTCAAGGAGGAAAGTGTCCAGAGGGTCTTGGAGAACTTGGTCATCAGCATTAGGGAGAAATGCTATGGAGAGTATGTGGCCCAGTTATCTGAGGTTACAGTGATAGGACAGCACTATGGACCACATCGGAGTGACCATTGTGAGGCTTGTCGGTTGGGAATACATCAGAGGCCCAAACACACGATGTATTATGGAAGACCCAAAGACACATTGTACCATGGGACATCCAAAGACACAATGCCACCAGTTCAGCTACCATCACATGATTTACCCCAGGACACGAGTTCCTGTGTTTTCAAGTTTTGCTGTGTTTTCTGTATTATTTGGATTTGA